The Alosa sapidissima isolate fAloSap1 chromosome 8, fAloSap1.pri, whole genome shotgun sequence genome contains a region encoding:
- the LOC121716162 gene encoding uncharacterized protein LOC121716162, protein MANVFILLLGNTANAHREFIRLVAQKVSVNEVPNIQKCDIILAFCPIVSRVGTDIEAALTRIPDIGKPVILAVLHHTFDRDYVVPNTSRFVQRPNVTTVDCIFSEDEGLFACPRNDAAVDTVKDKFQPQQPAGTAQSDFTAAVDFVLQCVMLPLTLIFVCLDLLCDLLSDAPPRHRSALRDRFSNTYVLLLAVVSAWVVVVIILIIMLTMLFTTDSA, encoded by the exons ATGGCAAATGTGTTCATTCTTCTGCTTGGAAATACTGCAAACGCCCATAGAGAGTTCATACGCCTGGTGGCTCAGAAAGTGTCGGTAAATGAAGTACCAAACATCCAAAAGTGTGACATCATCCTTGCCTTCTGCCCGATTGTTTCTCGAGTGGGGACTGACATTGAGGCTGCCCTTACGAGGATCCCAG ATATAGGCAAACCTGTCATCCTGGCTGTGCTCCACCACACCTTTGACAGAGACTATGTTGTGCCTAACACAAGTAGGTTTGTACAGCGCCCCAATGTCACCACCGTGGACTGCATCTTCAGTGAAGACGAGGGACTGTTTGCATGCCCTCGGAATGATGCAGCCGTAGATACTGTTAAAGACAAATTTCAGCCACAGCAGCCTGCTGGGACGGCTCAGAGCGATTTTACGGCTGCGGTGGATTTTGTCCTGCAGTGTGTCATGTTGCCCCTCACGCTCATTTTTGTCTGCTTGGACCTGCTGTGTGACCTGCTGTCTGACGCTCCACCCCGTCACAGGTCTGCTCTGAGAGACCGCTTCTCAAATACATATGTTCTTCTGCTGGCAGTTGTTTCTGCCTGGGTCGTGGTGGTGATAATCCTCATTATAATGCTGACCATGTTGTTCACCACTGATTCAGCTTAA
- the LOC121716157 gene encoding dematin-like isoform X1 — protein sequence MMMHKQPAITSPGSVCSLRGPHMPGSPAVTIVAKMDDQVIGYKDLAAIPKDKAILDIERPDLMMYEPHFSYTPSELSECRERSMSPRSISPPPSPETLPKDPRDWLEQSTSGGSSPASTTQTSKTSRSSTSSTTKTPQQQHFHRPGDSQSHAENGTNIYKKPPIYKQDISAHVPQSKHIEDLIIESSKFPAAQPPDPNLPSKIETDYWPCPPSLAVMETEWQKKKSQRKAEEGNEEDEEYDDGDLSDDLWSVRLMQKQELNKIQSNLGKLILKEEIEGGAPVRRKTRSLPDRTPVQLGSKSTSFPSHDRTSGLARLQSAEFSSSPNADKNGQAFQNGVASRGRMDRGNSLPSMLEQKIYPYEMLMVTQKGRNKLPPGVDRTRLERHLAPEEFLRLFGMSIEEFDRLSMWKRNELKKRACLF from the exons ATGATGATGCACAAG CAGCCAGCCATTACGTCACCCGGAAGTGTTTGCTCTCTCCGGGGACCTCATATGCCAGGGTCACCAGCGGTTACCATTGTG GCTAAGATGGACGATCAGGTCATCGGGTATAAGGACCTGGCCGCCATTCCTAAAGACAAGGCTATACTGGACATCGAGCGGCCGGACCTTATGATGTACGAGCCTCACTTCAGCTACACGCCTTCGGAGCTCTCGGAGTGCAGAGAG AGGTCCATGTCACCTCGCTCCATCtccccaccaccatctcctgAG ACTCTGCCCAAAGACCCCAGGGACTGGCTGGAGCAGAGTACCTCTGGAGGCTCATCCCCGGCCTCCACCACGCAGACCAGCAAGACCAGCAGgagctccacctcctccaccaccaagACCCCCCAACAGCAGCACTTTCACAGGCCAGGTGACAGTCAATCGCATGCAG AGAACGGCACCAATATATACAAGAAGCCACCCATTTACAAGCAAG acatatCAGCTCATGTCCCACAAAGCAAGCACATTGAGGATCTGATCATTGAGTCCTCCAAGTTCCCAGCAGCTCAGCCCCCAGATCCCAACCTGCCCTCGAAGATAGAGACAGACTACTGGCCCTGCCCACCCTCGCTGGCTGTTATGG AGACGGAGTGGCAGAAGAAGAAGTCACAGCGGAAGGCCGAAGAGGGGaacgaggaggacgaggagtaTGACGACGGGGATCTATCCGACGACTTGTGGAGTGTGAGGCTGATGCAAAAACAGGAACTCAATAAG ATCCAGTCAAACTTGGGTAAGTTGATCCTGAAGGAGGAGATTGAGGGAGGTGCTCCTGTACGCCGGAAAACCCGCTCTCTGCCTGATCGAACCCCAGTGcaactag GGTCCAAATCCACCTCTTTCCCATCACACGACAGAACCAGTGGCCTGGCACGg CTGCAGTCTGCCGAGTTCTCCTCTTCCCCCAATGCTGATAAAAATGGACAAG CCTTTCAG AATGGAGTCGCCTCCCGGGGGAGAATGGACAGAGGGAACTCACTGCCCAGTATGCTGGAACAGAAG ATTTATCCCTATGAAATGCTCATGGTGACCCAGAAGGGTAGAAACAAGCTTCCACCCGGAGTGGACCGCACAAGACTGGAG AGACACCTGGCACCAGAGGAATTCCTGAGACTCTTTGGAATGTCCATCGAGGAATTTGATCGGCTGTCCATGTGGAAGCGGAACGAGCTCAAGAAGCGAGCGTGCCTCTTCTAG
- the LOC121716157 gene encoding dematin-like isoform X2, producing the protein MMMHKQPAITSPGSVCSLRGPHMPGSPAVTIVAKMDDQVIGYKDLAAIPKDKAILDIERPDLMMYEPHFSYTPSELSECRERSMSPRSISPPPSPETLPKDPRDWLEQSTSGGSSPASTTQTSKTSRSSTSSTTKTPQQQHFHRPENGTNIYKKPPIYKQDISAHVPQSKHIEDLIIESSKFPAAQPPDPNLPSKIETDYWPCPPSLAVMETEWQKKKSQRKAEEGNEEDEEYDDGDLSDDLWSVRLMQKQELNKIQSNLGKLILKEEIEGGAPVRRKTRSLPDRTPVQLGSKSTSFPSHDRTSGLARLQSAEFSSSPNADKNGQAFQNGVASRGRMDRGNSLPSMLEQKIYPYEMLMVTQKGRNKLPPGVDRTRLERHLAPEEFLRLFGMSIEEFDRLSMWKRNELKKRACLF; encoded by the exons ATGATGATGCACAAG CAGCCAGCCATTACGTCACCCGGAAGTGTTTGCTCTCTCCGGGGACCTCATATGCCAGGGTCACCAGCGGTTACCATTGTG GCTAAGATGGACGATCAGGTCATCGGGTATAAGGACCTGGCCGCCATTCCTAAAGACAAGGCTATACTGGACATCGAGCGGCCGGACCTTATGATGTACGAGCCTCACTTCAGCTACACGCCTTCGGAGCTCTCGGAGTGCAGAGAG AGGTCCATGTCACCTCGCTCCATCtccccaccaccatctcctgAG ACTCTGCCCAAAGACCCCAGGGACTGGCTGGAGCAGAGTACCTCTGGAGGCTCATCCCCGGCCTCCACCACGCAGACCAGCAAGACCAGCAGgagctccacctcctccaccaccaagACCCCCCAACAGCAGCACTTTCACAGGCCAG AGAACGGCACCAATATATACAAGAAGCCACCCATTTACAAGCAAG acatatCAGCTCATGTCCCACAAAGCAAGCACATTGAGGATCTGATCATTGAGTCCTCCAAGTTCCCAGCAGCTCAGCCCCCAGATCCCAACCTGCCCTCGAAGATAGAGACAGACTACTGGCCCTGCCCACCCTCGCTGGCTGTTATGG AGACGGAGTGGCAGAAGAAGAAGTCACAGCGGAAGGCCGAAGAGGGGaacgaggaggacgaggagtaTGACGACGGGGATCTATCCGACGACTTGTGGAGTGTGAGGCTGATGCAAAAACAGGAACTCAATAAG ATCCAGTCAAACTTGGGTAAGTTGATCCTGAAGGAGGAGATTGAGGGAGGTGCTCCTGTACGCCGGAAAACCCGCTCTCTGCCTGATCGAACCCCAGTGcaactag GGTCCAAATCCACCTCTTTCCCATCACACGACAGAACCAGTGGCCTGGCACGg CTGCAGTCTGCCGAGTTCTCCTCTTCCCCCAATGCTGATAAAAATGGACAAG CCTTTCAG AATGGAGTCGCCTCCCGGGGGAGAATGGACAGAGGGAACTCACTGCCCAGTATGCTGGAACAGAAG ATTTATCCCTATGAAATGCTCATGGTGACCCAGAAGGGTAGAAACAAGCTTCCACCCGGAGTGGACCGCACAAGACTGGAG AGACACCTGGCACCAGAGGAATTCCTGAGACTCTTTGGAATGTCCATCGAGGAATTTGATCGGCTGTCCATGTGGAAGCGGAACGAGCTCAAGAAGCGAGCGTGCCTCTTCTAG